From one Triticum aestivum cultivar Chinese Spring chromosome 4B, IWGSC CS RefSeq v2.1, whole genome shotgun sequence genomic stretch:
- the LOC123090087 gene encoding uncharacterized protein: MEEPPSAPPQPPPPLPHPPSVPHHGGIVTGASPGLSPTASLMLSRRRFMAEPPPALPQPLSHGPIAAAPVPPRLTTSSTANTWGPAAPTSPSGHVAQNPSIGDSGEVESGAVAPTAEALPKINSFVGALAAAHLPQNSMPDEEDGIADECGSTSLSAICARMIQSCSYTVEVKVCGSGTKITGDSIFSWQIIEGSRTSMKDLLACIAGNFALCSEDNIFLEYFDSISGKNISVSNDEECMKMFACFDQNRSGHLIIKYSERSDNVDVPCTPSNQTPSIALPSQPSSVIDEASVCLTDTYLDNPHEEYEHVGVDEEDQYSIGSVGSDSDDEVKEKDIPNNDYVEDSSDDEEWVAEDARPDAIPENAYDKENPPMHLKEFEFKVEKSEPTRFRAYCRRAKKTDCKWRIHVGRLDDQETMEVKVHVQEHTCSSAKKKKKQKNASKAWVCEKVMDWVKEDPSVRPMELRRRLHDKYKINVQYMKVFRGKGLAMAKLFGNWDDSFDKLYAWKAEVEKRSPGSIVAIDHMEYDQKKYFIRMFVGPKALCDGFLAGCRPYLAIDSTHLTGKYRGQLATACAVDGHNWLYPVVYGVIDSETTESWVWFLEKLHDAIGSPPGLAICSDAGKGIDTAIEQVFGYAEHRECMRHLVVNFKKKFHGKVFDDHLWPAAYSWTPRGFDYHMAAIEEKKAAAIAYLNKYHSRLWSRSKYSTS, from the exons ATGGAGGAACCCCCGTCAGCGCCACCACAACCCCCACCGCCACTCCCCCACCCCCCTTCGGTGCCGCATCATGGTGGAATCGTCACTGGCGCTTCCCCAGGTCTCTCGCCCACCGCATCTCTGATGCTATCTAGGCGGCGCTTCATGGCGGAACCGCCGCCAGCGCTTCCCCAGCCCTTGTCGCACGGCCCCATCGCCGCCGCGCCTGTACCACCGCGTCTCACCACGTCTTCGACGGCCAACACATGGGGCCCAGCGGCACCAACCTCTCCGAGTGGCCATGTCGCCCAGAACCCTAGCATTGGGGATTCCGGCGAGGTGGAGAGTGGGGCAGTGGCGCCGACGGCCGAGGCCCTCCCCAAGATCAACTCCTTTGTGGGCGCACTTGCAGCAGCCCATCTGCCCCAGAATTCCATGCCCGACGAGGAGGACGGCATAGCTGATGAATGTGGCTCGACCTCTCTCTCTGCTATTTGCGCTAG GATGATCCAGTCTTGTAGCTATACAGTAGAGGTGAAGGTTTGTGGCAGTGGAACCAAAATCACTGGGGATTCGATATTTAGTTGGCAGATTATTGAGGGTAGTAGGACAAGTATGAAGGATTTGCTGGCTTGTATTGCCGGAAATTTTGCTTTATGCTCAGAGGATAATATATTTCTTGAGTACTTTGATTCCATTAGTGGCAAAAATATCTCTGTGTCAAATGATGAAGAATGCATGAAAATGTTTGCCTGTTTTGATCAGAATAGAAGTGGCCATTTGATCATCAAATATTCCGAGAGAAGTGATAATGTTGATGTTCCATGTACTCCTTCGAACCAAACACCATCTATAGCACTGCCTAGTCAACCAAGTAGCGTCATTGATGAAGCTAGTGTATGCCTAACAGATACATATCTTGACAATCCGCATGAAGAATATGAACATGTTGGTGTAGATGAGGAGGACCAGTACTCAATTGGCAGTGTTGGTTCCGATAGTGATGATGAGGTCAAAGAAAAAGATATACCAAATAATGATTATGTTGAGGATAGCAGTGATGATGAGGAATGGGTTGCAGAAGATGCTAGACCGGATGCTATTCCAGAAAATGCTTATGACAAAGAAAACCCGCCAATGCATTTG AAAGAGTTCGAATTCAAGGTTGAAAAAAGTGAACCTACTCGATTTAGGGCTTATTGTCGCCGGGCAAAGAAGACGGATTGTAAATGGAGAATTCATGTTGGGAGGTTGGATGACCAAGAAACTATGGAG GTCAAAGTTCATGTGCAGGAGCACACTTGTTCTagcgcaaagaagaaaaagaagcagaAAAATGCTTCAAAGGCATGGGTGTGTGAGAAAGTCATGGACTGGGTAAAAGAAGATCCTAGTGTTCGGCCGATGGAGTTACGGAGGAGGCTACATGACAAGTACAAAATCAACGTCCAATACATGAAAGTATTCCGTGGCAAAGGGCTAGCAATGGCTAAGTTGTTTGGTAACTGGGATGATTCTTTTGACAAGCTATATGCTTGGAAAGCTGAGGTTGAGAAGAGGTCTCCTGGAAGCATAGTTGCGATTGACCACATGGAGTATGATCAGAAAAAATATTTCATACGGATGTTTGTTGGGCCGAAGGCTTTGTGCGATGGATTCTTGGCTGGCTGCAGACCTTACTTGGCGATAGATAGCACTCATTTGACAGGCAAGTACAGAGGCCAATTAGCTACTGCTTGTGCCGTTGATGGGCACAATTGGTTGTATCCTGTAGTCTATGGAGTTATTGACTCAGAAACTACTGAAAGTTGGGTGTGGTTTTTGGAGAAGCTTCATGATGCTATTGGCTCTCCCCCTGGTCTAGCTATATGTTCAGATGCGGGAAAAGGGATTGACACTGCAATCGAACAGGTCTTTGGGTATGCAGAACATAGAGAATGCATGCGACATTTGGTTGTGAACTTCAAGAAAAAGTTTCATGGTAAAGTTTTTGATGATCATTTGTGGCCGGCTGCTTATTCATGGACTCCTCGAGGGTTTGACTATCACATGGCAGCCATAGAGGAGAAAAAGGCTGCTGCAATAGCATATTTAAACAAGTACCACAGCAGGCTATGGTCAAGGAGCAAATATTCAACCTCCTAA